AGGCAAGTCTATGAGCTAAACTGTAAGCAGAATGGAGGGTTTTACAAGGAGGACACAGTGGTGACTATACCAGAAACTAAGGAAAAATACAAACTTAAATTGTCCAGACAAGAATTGGAAGCGTTGGAACCATCAATTTACTTGAGGTCATACCGACTAAAGTATTCGACAAAGAAGGCCATTCATTTACTGAGAATGCTTAGTGGATTGGATGTCAAAAAAGCCATTACCCAATGTCACTTTTCTGACAAGAAGATTGCAAGAGACTTAGCAGAACTGTTCCAAAAAGGTATTGAAGATGGTAAGAAGCTTGGACTTGATGCTGATGATCTGTATATTTCACAGATTTGGTCAGGTAACGACGGTTACTTGCAGAAAAGAGTTGAATACAAAGGTAGAGGAAGAATTGGTATTATCAGACACAGACATATACATGTGAGATGTATATTAAAGACTCATAGTGTAACCAAGAAGAGACTAGAATATGAGAAGCAACTGAAGGAACAAAATAAGAAACCTTGGGTACAGCTAGCTGACAGACCAATCCGTGGTGTACCTGGAAATGCCTACAAATGGTAAGTTTATTAATTGCCCTTTAAGCGGGCTATGCCCTCCATGTTAGATATTATATTCTGGAAAATTAATTATAAAACCTACTCTGTAAATACATATCAT
The Nakaseomyces glabratus chromosome J, complete sequence genome window above contains:
- the MRPL22 gene encoding mitochondrial 54S ribosomal protein uL22m (CAGL0J11198g~Ortholog(s) have structural constituent of ribosome activity and mitochondrial large ribosomal subunit localization); the protein is MFSRSLMRNAGLPLRNASRVLANRRLLSTSFPCLNNSGNLFGSITDTGNTNLEDKYDPTRETSRLEAAVKSTDDSGEISVDKDSITFEKDEVLQNYIREQFQKEALAPELLLSPLKRQVYELNCKQNGGFYKEDTVVTIPETKEKYKLKLSRQELEALEPSIYLRSYRLKYSTKKAIHLLRMLSGLDVKKAITQCHFSDKKIARDLAELFQKGIEDGKKLGLDADDLYISQIWSGNDGYLQKRVEYKGRGRIGIIRHRHIHVRCILKTHSVTKKRLEYEKQLKEQNKKPWVQLADRPIRGVPGNAYKW